The following are encoded in a window of Megalobrama amblycephala isolate DHTTF-2021 linkage group LG19, ASM1881202v1, whole genome shotgun sequence genomic DNA:
- the LOC125254246 gene encoding LOW QUALITY PROTEIN: NACHT, LRR and PYD domains-containing protein 12-like (The sequence of the model RefSeq protein was modified relative to this genomic sequence to represent the inferred CDS: deleted 1 base in 1 codon), protein MDDTQTTCDEDIRPEISSVQQKRSDSPEPSCVSMKSDASMDPPIQLSSKKKPSDSPEPSCVSMRSDASMDPPIQLSSKKKPSDSPEPSCVSMKSDASMDPPIQLSSKKKPSDSPEPSCVSMRSDASMDPPIQLSSKKKPSDSPEPSCVSMRSDASMDPPIQLSSKKKPSDSPEPSCVSMKSDASMDPPIQLSSKKKPSDSPEPSCVSMRSDASMDPPIQLSSKKKPSDSPEPSCVSMRSDASMDPPIQLSSKKKPSDSPEPSCVSMKSDASMDPPIQLSSKKKPSDSPEPSCVSMRSDASMDPPIQLSSKKKPSDSPEPSCVSMKSDASMDPPIQLSSKRKPSGSPEPSCVSMKSDASMDPPIQLSSKKKPSDSPEPSCVSMKSDASMDPPIQLSSKKKPSDSPEPSCVSMRSDASMDPPIQLSSKKKPSDSPEPSCVSMKSDASMDPPIQLSSKKKPSDSPEPSCVSMRSDASMDPPIQLSSKKKPSDSPEPSCVSMKSDASMDPPIQLSSKKKPSDSPEPSCVSMKSDASMDPPIQLSSKKKPSDSPEPSCVSMRSDASMDPPIQLSSKKKPSDSPEPSCVSMRSDASMDPPIQLSSKKKPSDSPEPSCVSMKSDRSMDQPVHFKSGDTQTDLSHEVLNRFRSNLMKKFECLYEGTAQQGNPTLLNEIYTELYITESESGEISNEHEVRQIETQSRRAATEDTPIQCNDIFRPLPGQDKPIRTVLTKGVAGIGKTVSVQKFILDWAEGKENQDVQLIFPLPFREINLMKDKTLSLSDLLHAFFPETKEMEISSDKYKVLFIFDGLDECRLSLDFQSDVRLCDVSESASVDVLLMNLIVGNLLPSALIWITSRPAAADLVPSECVHRVTEVRGFNEPQKEEYFRKRISDQSLANTIISHLKSSRSLYIMCHIPVFCWISAAVLEKMLSEAESGEIPKTLTQMYTHFLILQTNIKHEKDYEKNVTDEDMILKLGKVAFQQLVKGNMIFYEEDLRECGIDVTEASVYSGLCSQIFREEFGWYQGKVFCFVHLSVQEHLAALYVHLSCTNNNRNVFEPITKQSLLSKVKERFKHNSSEHVSLSELHQRAVNEALQSKNGHLDLFLRFLLGLSVESHQILLKGLMKQTRSRSDSIEKTVEYIKKKIRTIDSPEKSINLFHCLNELGDHSLVEEIQQYLKSGRIKEAKLSSSQWSAVVFVLLTSEKKLDVFDINTFVGGNDKSKKLKVFLKLLPVIKESRSVQLRYCGVTDEGCAALTSALRSNPSHLRELNLSGNKIGNSVNLLSDVLQDPHCKLEKLELSDCGVTDEGCAALTSALRSNPSHLRELNLSVNKIGESVNLLSDVLQDPHCKLEILWLRDCGVTDEGCAALTSALRSNPSHLRELDLSGNKIGKSVNLLSDVLQDPHCKLEKLWLYDCGVTDEGCAALTSALRSNPSHLRQLNLSGNKIGKPVNLLSDVLQDPHCKLEILW, encoded by the exons ATGGATGATACTCAGACAACCTGTGATGAAGATATTCGTCCTGAAATCAG TTCAGTGCAGCAGAAGAGATCAGACTCACCagagcccagctgtgtgtctatgaagagtgacGCGTCTATGGATCCTCCGATACAATTAAGTTCTAAAAAGAAACCGTCAGACTCACCagagcccagctgtgtgtctatgaggaGTGACGCGTCTATGGATCCTCCGATACAATTAAGTTCTAAAAAGAAACCATCAGACTCACCagagcccagctgtgtgtctatgaagagtgacGCGTCTATGGATCCTCCGATACAATTAAGTTCTAAAAAGAAACCATCAGACTCACCagagcccagctgtgtgtctatgaggaGTGACGCGTCTATGGATCCTCCGATACAATTAAGTTCTAAAAAGAAACCGTCAGACTCACCagagcccagctgtgtgtctatgaggaGTGACGCGTCTATGGATCCTCCGATACAATTAAGTTCTAAAAAGAAACCATCAGACTCACCagagcccagctgtgtgtctatgaagagtgacGCGTCTATGGATCCTCCGATACAATTAAGTTCTAAAAAGAAACCGTCAGACTCACCagagcccagctgtgtgtctatgaggaGTGACGCGTCTATGGATCCTCCGATACAATTAAGTTCTAAAAAGAAACCGTCAGACTCACCagagcccagctgtgtgtctatgaggaGTGACGCGTCTATGGATCCTCCGATACAATTAAGTTCTAAAAAGAAACCGTCAGACTCACCagagcccagctgtgtgtctatgaagagtgacGCGTCTATGGATCCTCCGATACAATTAAGTTCTAAAAAGAAACCATCAGACTCACCagagcccagctgtgtgtctatgaggaGTGACGCGTCTATGGATCCTCCGATACAATTAAGTTCTAAAAAGAAACCGTCAGACTCACCagagcccagctgtgtgtctatgaagagtgacGCGTCTATGGATCCTCCGATACAATTAAGTTCTAAAAGGAAACCATCAGGCTCACCagagcccagctgtgtgtctatgaagagtgacGCGTCTATGGATCCTCCGATACAATTAAGTTCTAAAAAGAAACCATCAGACTCACCagagcccagctgtgtgtctatgaagagtgacGCGTCTATGGATCCTCCGATACAATTAAGTTCTAAAAAGAAACCATCAGACTCACCagagcccagctgtgtgtctatgaggaGTGACGCGTCTATGGATCCTCCGATACAATTAAGTTCTAAAAAGAAACCGTCAGACTCACCagagcccagctgtgtgtctatgaagagtgacGCGTCTATGGATCCTCCGATACAATTAAGTTCTAAAAAGAAACCATCAGACTCACCagagcccagctgtgtgtctatgaggaGTGACGCGTCTATGGATCCTCCGATACAATTAAGTTCTAAAAAGAAACCATCAGACTCACCagagcccagctgtgtgtctatgaagagtgacGCGTCTATGGATCCTCCGATACAATTAAGTTCTAAAAAGAAACCATCAGACTCACCagagcccagctgtgtgtctatgaagagtgacGCGTCTATGGATCCTCCGATACAATTAAGTTCTAAAAAGAAACCATCAGACTCACCagagcccagctgtgtgtctatgaggaGTGACGCGTCTATGGATCCTCCGATACAATTAAGTTCTAAAAAGAAACCATCAGACTCACCagagcccagctgtgtgtctatgaggaGTGACGCGTCTATGGATCCTCCGATACAATTAAGTTCTAAAAAGAAACCGTCAGACTCACCagagcccagctgtgtgtctatgaagagtgacCGGTCTATGGATCAACCAGTACATTTTAAGAGTGGAGATACACAGACTGATCTCAG CCATGAAGTCCTCAACAGGTTTAGATCAAATCTGATGAAGAAGTTTGAGTGTCTGTATGAGGGAACAGCACAGCAGGGAAAcccaacactcctgaatgagaTCTACACAGAGCTCTACATCACAGAGAGTGAGAGTGGAGAGATCAGTAATGAGCATGAGGTGAGACAGATTGAGACACAATCCAGGAGAGCAGCAACAGAGGACACACCGATCCAATGCAATGACATCTTTAGACCTTTACCTGGAcaagacaaacccatcagaactgtgctgacaaagggagtcgctggcattggaaaaaccgtctctgtgcagaagttcatcctggactgggctgaagggaaaGAGAATCAGGACGTCCAGCTCATATTTCCACTTCCTTTCAGAGAGATCAATTTGATGAAGGACAAAACACTCAGTCTTTCTGATCTTCTTCATGCCTTTTTCcctgaaacaaaagaaatggaaatatccagtgacaaatataaagtgttgttcatctttgatggtctggacGAGTGTCGTCTGTCTCTGGATTTTCAGAGCGATGTGAGGTTGTGTGATGTAAGTGAATCAGCCTCAGTGGACGTGCTGCTGATGAACCTCATTGTGGGGaatctgcttccctctgctctcatctggatcacctccagaccagcagcagctgatCTCGTCCCCTCTGAGTGTGTCCATCGAGTGACAGAGGTACGAGGCTTCAATGAGCCACAGAAGGAGGAAtacttcaggaagagaatcagtgatcAGAGTCTGGCCAATACAATCATCTCACACCTGAAGTCATCAAGGAGCCTctacatcatgtgccacatcccagtgttctgctggatctcagccgCTGTTCTAGAGAAGATGTTGAGCGAAGCAGAGAGTGGAGAGATTCCCAAGACTCTcactcaaatgtacacacacttcctgatCCTTCAGACCAACATCAAACATGAGAAGGACTATGAGAAGAACGTGACAGATGAAGACATGATCCTCAAACTGGGGAAAGTGGCTTTTCAGCAGCTTGTGAAAGGCAACATGATCTTCTATGAGGAAGACCTGAGAGAGTGTGGCATTGATGTGACAGAAGCATCAGTGTACTCAGGATTGTGctctcagatcttcagagaggagTTTGGCTGGTATCAGGGGAAAGTCTTCTGCTTTGTTCATCTGAGCGTTCAGGAACATCTAGCGGCTCTATATGTGCACCTCTCCTGtacaaacaacaacagaaatGTGTTTGAGCCAATCACTAAACAGAGTTTGCTGTCTAAAGTTAAGGAAAGGTTTAAACACAATTCATCAGAACATGTTTCATTATCTGAGCTGCATCAGAGAGCTGTGAATGAGGCTCTACAGAGTAAAAATGGACATCTGGACCTTTTCCTGCGGTTTCTTCTGGGTCTGTCAGTGGAGTCTCATCAGATTCTCCTAAAAGGACTAATGAAACAGACAAGAAGCAGATCTGACAGCATTGAGAAAACAGTTGAGTACATCAAGAAGAAGATCAGGACCATTGACTCTCCAGAGAaatccatcaatctgttccactgtctgaatgaactggGTGATCATTCACTAGTGGAGGAAATACAACAGTATCTGAAATCTGGAAGAATAAAGGAAGCCAAACTCTCTTCATCTCAGTGGTCAGCTGTAGtctttgtgttgttgacatcaGAGAAGAAGCTGGATGTGTTTGATATTAATACATTTGTTGGAGGAAACGATAAATCTAAAAAACTGAAGGTTTTTCTGAAGCTGCTGCCTGTGATTAAAGAATCCAGATCAGTTCA GTTGAGATATTGTggagtcacagatgaaggttgtgctgctctgacttcagctctgagatcaaacccctcacacctgagagaactgaaTCTGTCTGGGAATAAAATAGGAAATTCAGTGAATCTGCTGTCTGATGTACTAcaggatcctcactgtaaactggagaaactggA gttgagtgattgtggagtcacagatgaaggttgtgctgctctgacttcagctctgagatcaaacccctcacacctgagagaactgaaTCTGTCTGTGAATAAAATAGGAGAATCAGTGAATCTGCTGTCTGATGTACTAcaggatcctcactgtaaactggagatacTGTG gttgagagattgtggagtcacagatgaaggttgtgctgctctgacttcagctctgagatcaaacccctcacacctgagagaactggatctgtctGGGAATAAAATAGGAAAATCAGTGAATCTGCTGTCTGATGTACTAcaggatcctcactgtaaactggagaaactgtG